From the Haliaeetus albicilla chromosome 6, bHalAlb1.1, whole genome shotgun sequence genome, the window GTGGTTTGGACTGAGTATGAAAGGCACAATTTCCCATGAAGAAGAATGGTTTGTTgacaaaaaataatctattttggACTATAGCCACTCTACTGGGGTTTGCTGTCATGCCTATCAGCAGATAATAACTCAAACACTTTTAGATTTTTCAAACCCAATTTTCATTACAAGGTTTTGCCAAGAATGTGAAAGAAGAGTTCTGTACTTCAGATTTTTAAGTCAGATTGTTTTGGCTTACTAAATTAATAGACTGAAATAATATATTGATGGTGGAGGGGagattgtttgggtttttttaagggcCAGATTCAGCCATGAACTTTCTAGAGTACAGTAGGTTGACCCCgaccagcagctaagcacctacacagctgctcactccctccccagcttAACAGGACAGGGTAGGGGGAAAAGAACATGAAGAGCAAAAATGAGGAAACTCCTGGATCAAGataaaagacagtttaataggtgaaGCAAAGttgtgcatgcaagcaaagcaaagaaggaGTCTAGTCACCACTTTTCCATCGGGAGGCAGATGTTTAGCCACCTCCTGGAAAGCAGGGCCTCAGCACACGTCACGGTTACTTGAGAAGACACATGCCATAACCATGAACACCCCTACTTTCCCCGAGCTTTTATCGCGGAGCACAGTGTCACACGGGATGGGATAGCCCTTCGGTCGATTCAGGTCCACTGTCCTGCTGTGtgccctcccagcctcttgtgcacccccagcctactcgctgggGGAGCAGAGTGCGAAAAAGAAACAAGCTCGAGGCTGTGCGAGCACCATTCAGCAACAGCCAAAATGcgggtgtgttatcaacactggttTAGTGACAAATTCGAAACGTAGCGCTACAcgggctgctatgaagaaagttaattccatcccagccagacccagtacacaGGGGCAGTGGCATGCAGTTCATACAGAGCTGAAAGGGAGATAAAGGATGTggataaacaaagaaaataaagacatgTTTCTTTGTTAGATAGCAAATTAAGTGACACCAAAGATCCATTCACTTTTAATGACTAGTAGTAGGACCCTCACTGTGATTAGAGCTGGTTAATGTGCTTACTGTCTGTCACTGTCCTGAAGTCACCAGCATTGCAAAGTTTCTGTATGGATCACGGCGGGGCTGTGCCGCGGAAGCAGTTCAGTCCAGCTGTATGAACCCACACGTTAAAAAGCAGTTTGTGAGAATGCTGTTCCCCTGCTTAGGAGTGCCCTCCTCTGTGTTTGGCCTCAGGGGTCTCCAAAGCAAGTCACAAAGCTGGACAAATAATAAATTCCTGCCTAAAagtgaaagctggtgctggggaCTTTCATATGGATCGTCAGACATGTCCGCTGCCTCTGCACATGTCCTTTGCTTGACAATGCTGATATTTCGTAAAACGTCTGCTTGTCACATAGTTGTTtaaatacaacattttaaatgagaacTAAATAGGTTGCCTCTAAACTTGTGCTCTAAGACCAGAGGGAAGTCTGTAATGCTGTCACTCTTTGACACTCTGTTGTAGTGGTTTTCTGCAGTAAACATCTGAGCCAATATTTTAAACTGAtgttcttttttcaaaaaaaagatgGTGAGGGAGGTTACAGTTAATGCCATAACCACACCACCAAACAAGTGCCCCTAGTGTCTTAAGGATAGTACAATATTCTGTCACCAATTCTGTTTACAAAACAGCTCCTTGGTAAACAAGACACACCCTATTGTTCCTTTCATTTAGGGGACTCTATGTGAAAGGCAGTTGcaaataaactttattttcctttccttgcagACTTCTGAAGGTGTTCCAGCCAAGATCTTCAAAACATTAAAGGACTTAATATACAATTATCACAAGCCAGACCAAGGACTAATAACAAACCTCCGCTACCcagtaaagaaacaaaaggccTCACAAACAAGCCAGAGTTTCAAGTCAGGAAAGAACGAAATTTATGATGGTGAGAAATTTAGCTCTGTCTTTGTGGGGTTTTCTTAAGATGACTGTATTGACCGGTTTGTGGTGAATAGTTGCTATGTGTCCTGTGAGACCAACTCACACGAACAGAAGTTCAACATCTTTCCTTCTCTTACGTTCACTGGAAAACAGTTATTCCCAGCTCACAGGTTACATACCCGCATCCACTACAAATTAACAAGTTAAAGTTGCAAGAGATACAGAAGGCAAAGCATGATGTTGCCCACAGCTCGTTCCTGCATGGGTGTTGATGCTTCTGGGCTAGGGAAGGCTGAGGACTAGTTTTACCCAATGTGGTTCTACCAAGCTGCCAGGCCCCTGCACTTCACTGGGAGTTGAGGCTGTCCTTCACCTTCATTGTCCAAGttgaaagctatttttataTCAAAATCTAACTCAGTTGGTTTTGAGATGCTGGGGAAGCCAGCCAGCTTCTGGTTTGTTGTCATTTGTATTAAAACATGACTAATTTTTTAAGCTAGTAAGTTGAAAATAAGAAGCATACAGCCTTGCGCTCAGGATCACAGCTTTGGGACCAGAGAGTTCAGTCTCTGGTCGTTCTTCTGCTAATTTATGCTCACAAGTCCCAGGAATAAAATAAGGCTAAGAGGTTTCTACCTGACAAATATTATGCAAAAGGATACAATAAAGATGGAGGTTTTCACAAAGTGGTAGACCATGTTTTATAGTCCCATGTCATCTTTACCTCCTTGTTTTGGGGAGGATGAACAGAGATACTACTGGCAACTTGCCAGCATCCCTCACACATTTTTGAAAGCCGTTCTTCATGTTACTGCTGTGCAATGCTCAGCTGCAGTACCTATCAGGTCACAGGCTGCAAAATAACCTTGAAACTCTTCTAGGTCCTCTGACTAAGCATAAGGAGAGCCACAGTGAGAGCACATGTGAGCAAGGGAAATGCTTTAACTAAGTACAGTtatcataaaggaaaaaaatcttggagTATCCAATCTTCTGTGTGATTTATATCTTATGACTAACACTAGCTCAAATGCAGCTGTGTGTGCCAGCCTCTCCGTGCTGCAGTCATACCTCCTGTCAGTACGACAGATCCTGGTTTTTTACACACAACAACAGTGCAACAGCTCTGGTGCTCCCTGTGTCAAGCAAACAGGATAGGAAAGGGTGAGCTCTCCCCACCACTGCATGCACTAAGCTGCATTTTTAGGGGCCAGTGCAGCAACAACCTCGCTGTGAGAAATAGTAGCAAAGAGACATTTCCAGTGTCTCCAACATCACATTATCACTAAGGCAGATATGCCACATTTGctctaaaaatgtttttatggtATCTTGTCATTGCTGCTCCAGGGAGATGGAAAATACTGCAGTAGCATGGATATATTTTTAGGGAAAATCAGGtctaatacatattttattgCCTGGTCCTGCAACATGAACTTTTCTAGAAGATGCACAATGTCCTGGTTTGGACTCACAGGGAGGAAAACAAACCCTTTCATTTCACTATCAAAATGTTTGTGGTTGTCCATAAAACTGGAGGCTTTTAGAAATAATCAAATTACTTTGGAATTGTTGCTgttcaattttaatttaaatttcactTAAACAGCATTCAAAACTTCCACCTCAGACTGCTTTATTACATGCTTACAGGGGGAGCTTAGGTTAATGTCATGATGATATCTCTCCAAAATGCAGGCACCACGTAAAACACCACAGTGCTTCCTAAAGCAAGCACGATACTTTTCTGGCCCAGTCCCTTGTGTTGCACCGGCAGCTGGCTTTGCAGCACATATAGGACTGAGCGCTCCACTGTGACCAGTGGAACACCTCAGGGGACTGGGGTCACGATACTGGCTGTTGGACATTTCTGGATGTCATTTTCTAGCCTAGGAAGAGCTTGTCTGAGGGTGACTGCTTGACGACACCAGTAGGTTTCCATAGTGGAGACCAAGTTCCAAGCATTCAATTTCAGCCTTTCCCCAGCTTCTCAAAAAACATCGTAATTCTGACAAGGTGTAAGagagaaaggtttttttcaggctCTCCTCCCTTAGTTGGGAGGAGAGCTTCTCTGCTGGGTATTTAGAGAAGAAAGGGTATGTTATGCTATAGTCATAGCTACCTCAGCTATTGATCTGATTTACTAAATATGGATGATTTCTGACATTTGACTGTTCCTTGGGAAGAAGGGGTCTCACGTGGATACAACTGTTTCATAACAGAGCTTGCTGGCTCAGAAAAGACAATACAGGCTCTGCCTCCATACGGGCTCTTGGAGGACCCAGTCCATAGGACATGGGGCCTAAACATTGGCCCTGCAATAGGAGAGAGAATATTAAGAAACTAAATTGAGTTACTGGTACCTGCCCAGCAACACAGCCACAGGCCTTCCTGCTTACCATGGGCTTTCAGAGGAGCCATTTGCaatgacatcttttttttttttttattgatttctttacagaaattgATGACAGTGATTATGTTGACGTCTTACCCTGAAGGATCTGCAACCTGACGATTTGGGAAGCTGCTGTTTCAGGTTGTGCCACAGCACAATGGATCAGCTGGggagagctgccagctgggcaTTCTCTGCTGTGGATCTGTACCTCTGAAATTAGTCTTCTCCTTTTGCAGAACGTCAGAGCAGCTGTATTTTCTCCTAGTAGATCCAGTACAAGCTActatatatttttgtttagcaataaaagaattaatttttttaacacacatgcacaaatacaCATACCTATGGGAGGGAAGGGTATCTGTATGCATGTAtgcatattttggttttttagtcAGCAAACTATCCAAGATGTCTAGTGTTAATATGAACAATTTGTTAGAAAGCAGCAATATAAATACAACAAATGAATGTGCATAAAGCAGTAGTTTATGGCAGAACTGATATGTGTTGATAAAAACCATACACGACAAAAATTCTATTGGCATCATATGAGGCATAAAACCCTCTAAACTCTGTTAAACCTCTAAACTCTTATTTTGTGCATGATTTATGTTATCTTATTGTTGAATAACTAGAGAGTATTTCAGCTCTACTAGCAGTATCCTGTAGTTTGGAATaatctaaattaaaacaaaaaggctgtGTTAAATCCGTGCCATAAATAATTAATCAGCAATATGAAAATGgtttgaaatacttttaatatTGATGAGTGGTTCTGGTAGATTACAAGAGGAGTGCAAGTTCTACGTGCATGTCTGTATGAACACATTTGAGTTTTTTCATAGGTACTGTACATATGAGAATGCTTACTACATTTCATTTGCTACTGCCATTAGCTCTGTATTATAATATGTATGgctttgggtattttttttaatgtaagaatTTGCTTTAGTCTTACCcctaattttaaatatttaatacataCTTTTGTTCTGAAGGTGGCTGCAACTAGCAGCCAAAGCCGGAACTGGAACGTATGTCCTGATTTTCCTAGTTGCTAGTACCAACTCCCTCTCCATTTGTGATCTTGAGGACGACATTTACATTGGTTGTGTGTTTGTTTAAGATCTTTCACAAATCATGTATGCATTTTAATGGGTAATATTAGTTAGATTTCTTTCTATTATGTTTCTTTCACACCACTATTTATTAAAGGACTTTTAGACCTTTCAATGCTTTGGACTTATGAATTTTAATAGCGCTAACAGGTTTTGGTGCCAGGCTCAACTGGTATTTTTAGGatgaaggagacaaaaaaaaagaatttaattaacTCTGGCATTGCCAAAAATACGTATGTGTCCAAAAATCATGAATCGGAAAGAAAGTAGTTGTCCATGAAAGATGGTACTAttggagaggaagaaaacaacccTTGCTCTGTAGAACTGCATACACTGGTGTGTCTCTTTATTTGCAGAACTCAGCAGGCTGATAGTTGGTTATCATGTATATCAGActgagcagctgctgtgctgagacATCGCAACGCCAGCAGCCTGGTCTGTAACAGAACACAAcacttcagtttttctgaaatgagaGTCTCAGCAGTCCCCCACACGCTCAGTCAGTCGCGCTGATGTTCAACCTTAGGAAAAGGCCAAGTGACAAAGGAATCCCAGGCCGTGCCTCATGCCCCTGACTGGGTGACTCCTGACAGCTGAACAGACTATTACTCACAGCTGATGGGGACAAGGGGCTGGGCTGTGGTGCTTTTTAGCTGGCAGTTGCTCCGGTTAAAGCACTGCAGCGCAGGCAGCCGTGCTTTAGAATCAGATTTACAGCACCgcggcagctgcagctctggatGCTGCATCTAGACCCGAGAGTGCATCCAAGCCCACGCTCCAGTCACTTCTCAGGCGCTACCTCCGAGGCAGTCAGCTGAAGCACAAAGCGCGTTGGAAGGATCAGGGATTtaaaggaggaagcaaggaCCTAGAGTGAAATGAAATCTACATTTCAATTTCAATTGAATTGAATTCAATATTCAGCTGTGCTTTACAGAAATGTATTCATTAACCGTATAAGAAAATGAGGTTAATATACATGTTCCTACGCATCTTCGCAGGCCTAATACATTAGGAAACAATCGCTGCATGGGTTCCGAAAAAGTATGTTCAAAAGCTTCACACACCAGCATCTACCTTTCAACATCCCAAAGCAGATtatgtgtgtgcgtgtgggCTGAGCAGTGAGGGGTCACATCCTGTTATCTGAAGGCTCGAAAGGGATAAGGACCAAATGTAAAACCACATTCGGGGTGCCGCAGGCccatgaagaaaaaattactcttgCCACGCTACCCTTTCCATCCCAGCCTCTCTCCTGGGTGGGCGCGGGCCAGTTGTGAAATTTTGGTGACGCTGCGAGGCcccgagcagcagcagcagcagcagcagcagcagcagcagcaagggtCTTCTGctctgggagcagagggaaatTTGCCGGAGGGGAAGCAGCGGGCAGGCAAGCGGCGAGGAAGGCGAGGGGCCGCGGGGGTCCTGCCCGGCCGTAGCTGGAGGcgagggggcaggaggggcgTGGGGGGGCGGCGCGTCGGTGGGGCGGGCGCGCAGGGCGGTGTGAGGCCTGTAGGGGTCGCTGTGCGCCGCGCGCCGGTGGGGATCTGCGTTGGACGAGCCGCCGGGGCGCTGGGCGCTGGTCTAAGGGCCGCCAGTTCGATCCCGACCGCCACCCGCAGCCCGCCAAAGGTGCCCCGCACGCCTCAGTTTGTCTCCCGGCATCGCCGCCGCCCCACCGGGGCTAGCACTGCACGGGCAGCTTTGGCTTTCCTCCTTTACGTGTCACCAGCCTGAGCCGGGAGGCTTTTTTgccctctttctccttcctccccttctcaTGGGAGAGAGCAGGGAGCCACAGGCAGGATGGGCGCCTGTCTGCTGGCCGGCCTCAACTCCACACCAAAGGCATAGGAAGGGCTGACGGGGAcaaggaaggcagcagcaaggaaaagcagGGTTGTGGGTGCAGGTGGGaacctgcagcagctccagtcCTGAGGCTGCCTTCCAGAGGTGGGGGAGCTGGGAGGCTCAGTACGCCCCAGCCCCATACACCTCCTCTTAGGAAAAGTCTCGTTCCCCAACTCTTGTACCAATTAGTCGCTAACCCGTGAAATTGTAGGGACTGTTTTGAGAGAGTTTACATTGTCATGCTActgttttggctgggatagagttaatttttttcatagtagctagcatggggctatgttttggatttgtgttgaAAACAGTGTGGCTAACACAGGGATTTTTTAGTTCtcactgagcagtgcttacacagagccaaagccttttctgcttctcaccccaccccaccagcgagcaggctgggggggcataaggagttgggaggggacacagctgggacagctgatcaCAGggatatagatatagatatcCAGACcgtatgacatcatgctcagcatataaagctgggggaagaaagtCTCCTTCCCTAACTTTCTGCATCACCTTGGCCGCAGGCCAGCCCTGATGCCGGCGGCGCCCACCCAAGCGGCTG encodes:
- the SH2D1B gene encoding SH2 domain-containing protein 1B, with protein sequence MEFPFFHGKITRRTCEELLSKNGKNGSYLIRESESVEGALCLCVFFEDLVYTYRIFREHQGYFRIQTSEGVPAKIFKTLKDLIYNYHKPDQGLITNLRYPVKKQKASQTSQSFKSGKNEIYDEIDDSDYVDVLP